ggtaaaatttttgaaaacttttttttttttttgtctttttttcaCTTAGAAATATATGAATAACATATATAGTAAATTTTAATCTAGTAAGATGTAACAGTATCTATCTATctgtgtgtgtgcgtgtgtgtgtgtaagCCATTTATTAACGCATAATACTTGCATGTTTTGGTCATCTATGAATTTGCGCAAGAATGACTGCATCAGCTAAATGCCATGAAAGtatcaaagaaaaagaaaatcaaatATATGTTTTGATCCATAATATTGAAGACAAAAGCACACTTTTGCATGTCGGAGAGAAGATATGATacctcgaaaaaaaaaaaaaaccccagATTTCAACATTGAAGCAGCTCCATTGCTAAGATGAAGAAGATCATTGCAAAAAAAAGTCACAATTAAATAAAGAATTTCAAtataagttttttttatttttttaagttatgCTTTCATTCCGAAGATTTATTTGGTTAAAGAAATGTGCTACACAATCTGATTTCATCAAATTAGGTTCAAATTGAAGAGAAATTTGTCCTCATTTGGGTAGTTCTCCTGTTATCTTAGAGTGACCATCCAAGATGCTACAGGGTTTTCTGGGCAGATGGAATCACAAACTCTTTCACTTGCATTAAAGCAAGTTAGTTATTTTTCAAAATTCTTAGCACCACCATTTTATCATGATAATCAAAAAATGGGTTAGCCCTTCCTTTTCTGTCAAAGCAAAAACATGGCAAGATTTTATTTATTATCATAAACAAATAGACAAATTGTGTATGAAGATCATACATTGCCTTGATGTTTCCTATTTCTAAGtgagtaaaataaaaataattaaaaagaacaTCAACAAATGCCTATATCAAGAATTTTATCTGCTTAATCTATAATATCTATACCATAAAATTAAATAACATATCACCCTATACCCAATGATAAAACTCAACATGACACCTATATTGCTCCATTTTTGAGACTCTCTCAGACCTTGCTGCCTTAAGAACCCACTTCCATCCAAATTGCAGCTTCCTTTATCAATTTCTATGCACCTTCTGCTACCTTTCTCTCCTCCATACTCATTTATCAAGAAACATTCAAATGGGTACTTGAACAAACTCAAATAGTGCATGAAAATCCAGTAACTGGGAATGTTATTCTTTGATATGAAGTACCCAGAGAAGAGAAAGAAAGATCCCATTAGCCCTGCAATCACTGATGTTCCCATGATGAAGTTTGGTACTAGTGCACTGAAACATGCTACAAAAGAATTTGACATCAAAAGCACCATCCATGCCACTAGACAGAAGTAAAGAAACCCCTCAACATCCCTACTCAAACCAACTAGCCAATACACTGGTGTAGAGTAAAGAAGCACAACCAATAGAAGAAAAGGAATAAAGATAAGAGTGTTTGATAGAACATAAGAAGAAATCCTATAAGCTCCTCTTGAAGTCTCTCTCATTAGTATTCTTCTCTCCTGCAGGAAAATTGGTAATCCTTCTGTTGTGGAAGACAGCAAGAAGGTGAGACTGAAGGCGAAAAACCCAGTTCGAGTTTGCAAAGCTACCTGTCCGGTTTCATTGCCAGCATTCAAAAATATGGTTCCAAGTATTAATCCAGCCACTAATGCTTGTATTGTTCTTGTAACAAATAGTTGCTTGGTTCTGAAAATGTTGCTGCAGAATCTTTGTCCTAGTATCAGAACCTCCTCAAGTACTGAATTGGGATAGCGGCAGCTGGGAAGCTTTTCTTGCGGAATTCCCATTATACAGGTTTCCTCATGATTGCTCTGGAGAGAGATGGGGACCGAATTTTGGTCTTCCAAGCTTTCTATAACATCAATGGCAAATTCTAGCACATTGACATGGCGAGGAATGTGATGACCAGCAAATTTAAGCCTCTCTTCGAGGAAATGCAATGAACCATTATGCATGATGAATCCATTTGAAAGCAAAATAATCCGATCAAACAGCTCGAGGATTCGAAATCCAGGTTGGTGAATGGTTAAAATGATGGTCTTACCTTGATTAACAGCCATTGACTTGAGCAGAATCACTACATGAAGAGCTGATGCTGAATCCAAACCTGAAGTTGGTTCATCGATTAAAACAACAGCTGGGTCATGAACTAAATCAACTCCAATGGAAACTCTGCGTCTTTCACCACCTGAAATGCCCCAGTTTGATCCCTCGCCAATCCTTGAAGCAGCAACATGTTCCAGTCCAAGCTCCTTCATCAGCTTTTTCACTCTATTAGCAGCCTCTTTTTGTCCTCCTGGTAGTCTTAGAAGTGCACTATACATGAGTGTTTCTTGGACTGTCAGTAGTGGAAATAGAGCATCATCTTGACTGACATACCCGGATAGTCTTCTAAAATGCTTGCCATCCATAGGCCAGTTATTTACCAGAACTTGATGAGACCCTTCACGAGGACAAACCTTTCCTGCTAGAATCTCTAGCAATGTGGTTTTCCCTGCTCCACTAGGACCAGCAATTGCAGTAATCTCTCCAGGCCTAGCTTCACAGTTTACATCCTTCAGAATGAACTTATTAGGAACCCTGTGTTGAGTCCTACCAAAACAAACCCAGTTGAGCTCATCAAATTTGCTGCTTAACTTATAGGATAAATTTCTGGTTTCTAGTCTATATGAGCTTTTCCAGCCTCCGGAAACCGATGCCTTCACCGGCATTTTCATTGAGAGAATGGAAGTCTAGAGAATGGTAGAGAAAGTGGATGAAGATTAATATGCCGTATGAGATACGTGAAGAAGAGGAAGAGATGAGCTAATTCACCAATCTAAATGTTACCATACAAAGCAAGTTAATCTAAAAGAACCAATAGTTCAAAGGCATGAATTCAACGTGGGCTAGCAGCTTGACTTGGTTATGCTTCAATTTTTATTGGGGAAGTGGGATTTCTGGTAGGGTTTGGAAAGTTTAGAGTTTTGCAAGAAAGAGCAAGAAATAAGGAAAATGAGTTGGTTCTGTGAAGTATTTCTGGTAAGCTGAATATTGACTACGTAGAGTTGGTGTTGGTGGCGTACCATCCTCCCCTACCTTAATTTGCCAACTCAACTCATCTGTTGGAGACCGAGAAGGATAATGCGATTAGGGATGAAAATCGATAGGATAAatgtatttaattttatattatttaaatttatttaaaatttaatattatttaaatttatttaaaatttaattataatttattctttCTTATCGGtgctcattttaaatttaattactattatcaaagctatttaattttatatatgtttaattgataatttatattttatatattttaaaatttaataaacttataaaaacatattttattttaatatttaattgataatttttataaataaatttaaatatattaaatatataaaactcAAACCTgacttaaataataattattaaacttaAACTCGTTTTAAACTCTATGATAAACTATTTAATTCCATTAAATTTAAATCGAgtcaaatatttaacttattatcctTCCTAAATATATTTATGTTACTTGAGATTAGATTGATTATAATCTACTTCTATTATCGTAACAAAacatacttaattttttttttatcaatctaAATTATATGTCACGTttcttatttaataataatttatttattaatttatgaaTATATTCTTATTTAATATGTATCGAAAGATGACAACTAGATTTATAAATTCAATTACGACGTAATTAATGATGGTAGTGCAACATTATAAGCAAGAGTGAAGCAATATTTATAATTTCTTACTATTGCTTTAAATTTTATGTCCCAGAGATTAAATTGACTCTTTGAAAAGCATGAGCAAACAATGATGAAGTTACTTCTTCCATTGTTTATGTGTGGGCATTTGTGAGAGGAGCAGTGAAGATAGCGCAGGCTAAGCGTTTTCCACAAGTGAAATGTAAATGTAAATGGGTGATGAGATTATCCAAAATGAGTCGATTCTTGTTATTGTTGCAGTTCTTGCTGGATAAACTCGAAGTTAATTTCAGTCGGGGAAGTACTTAAACTGGTGTTCCCGTTGATTATAGTTTTTATTCGTCcagaaattattgttattattattaaaacgtagtaatttaattttcaaaaccATTTCTTCCTTTAGATGTGCCCTTTGAGAGGAGGCACTGCCGCACTGTATTGATAATTTTTCATTGTTTCTTGGTGAGGATGGGTGGTGGTTGTGACGGTCAAAGGGAggtctccattttttttttttttttatctttctatgtttttattttaattttttttataaaccttcttattaaaatattttaatattagaaaaaaaaaaaacgatgTTAGCAAAAATTTAACAGCATTACTAGTTTATCATGCTTTTGCTAACGGTGATAATCACGAAAAATTCGTTTGTCACCAAGACAATTACAACCTAAAATGCCATTTTTCTAAATTGAAGGGGCAATTTGGCAATTTCAGATTTGTTTAGTTGGAATAACTTTACTTGAGATCTTCTAGTTCCCAGAAAGTGAGAATTATTTTTCTAACCTTTCAACTAAAGGAGGTAACTTCCTGAGCCTAATTCAAGGAAGttgaatataaaaattatttcttctaaaaatttttattatatttttaataattttttttattacattttatttattattatgtgAATATGAAATATGTTTCATTGAATTGAATGTTTAATGGAAATTTAACATTTGAAGTGAGGATATACTTCTACTACtcgaaaatttaatatattaatctaACACATTCACAGaattaaaaaataactttttaaaaatatattaaaaattaaattttctagaaaataagtaattttaaaccaaaattttcatttttttctatTATAAAACATCTCAAAACTAGGGTgacaattgattaaatttttataagtatTCGAATCGAtcgaattttaataaaataaatttaaatagatTAATTTTGAAACAGGTTcagatttaaaaaatataataaatttatatcgaATTGAAGTTTTACATGTTAGATATTTATTATctgaattatttatataaatatttaattaaatataaaatatattttttataataatatttataaatttttatatattttattttatataaaataaaatttaaatattttattaaatttttaaaaagaaattgttaattaaaataaattatatatatatatatatcattatttaaaatatataaaaataaatatatttatatttttttaaataataataattaaatttaaaacaggTCTATTCTTCcggttatttaaaaataaattttaatgagaTTTAAAAATGGTCCAGATTTTTGAGAATTTTAACAAggcgcaattttttttttttttaaattctcaaAACCCTATTTTCATTATCTCTTCGACTGTTCCTGATAAAACCCCGCGAAACGAATTCATTTCTCAGTCTCTCTGCTAGTGGTAGGGTATCATCAGAAAATGGCTGTTCGCCTCTTCACTCGCCCTGTACTCTGCAGGCCGACATCCTCCAACAAAACGCTAATTCTTTCTCTTCTCTCTCGCTCTTTATCTTCCCTCCCCACGACCAATCCTGTCTCTCGCTCTTTCTCTCTCCTCCGTGGTCTGCGGCCCCTCTCCGCCGCTGCCAGCTTCGCCTCCTTTAATCTTTCTCCTGCTCTAGCTACTCGGTCCTTCTCGACCCGGACTACAACGTCCTCGCTTAATGATCCGAGCCCTAACTGGTCTAACAGGCCTCCTAAAGAGACTATCTTGCTGGATGGATGCGACTTTGAACACTGGCTTGTGGTTATGGAGAAGCCAGAGGGCGATCCTACGAGGGATGAAATAATTGATAGCTATATCAAAACCCTGGCTATGGTTGTGGGCAGGTATGTTCTTTATTTCCCAATTTTTAAATAATGGTTTCTGTCATTTTGTTGTTTAATAGTTATTCTTGGTTGATTCGATTTCTGGTATTTGGTTTCCGTAAATGGGaaaaattattagttattttctTTTCTATATAATTTCGGATCAATAATTTATATCTTTCCTCGTTCACAGGGAAATCAGTTGGGGTAGGATTGGACGAACCCACTTAGCTTAGTTTTGTAGCTTTTTTTAGTCGTAGTTCATCATTTGTTTTGTTTTTACAAGCTTTAATTCTTGGGCTTTTTGGTTTGTTACTAGTAGGACGTAGTATTACAATAACTATATCTATATCCCAATTTGCTTGATAATTCAAATGTGGAAGAATTATTACATAACTAGCGGAATGAAGCCTAACAGTTATATGCTTAAGAATATGAGGTAAAAGAAAGGAATCTAATTTCATTGAAATTACAGTATATACTTTTCTTTTTGTTGAAGATTCCTGTTGAAAGATAAATTTTtcaattgttaaaatataagatatATTAAGTTGCTGTGATAGTGGTGGAAATGTCTATTGTAAATGTAATGCTTAGCGGTGTTGTATTTGTATAGCCTTCTACTTTCTGAATGCTCCCCAATAGTAGGCTGAGCATTTGGTCGGTTCAGTTCCTAACCGAACTATCGAAATCTGAAAATATGAAAACCAAATTGAACCTATGTTTTAGTGTAAACTGAGCTGAAACAAATATTTCGGTTTGGTACATTGGCTTGAGCCTAATTGGACCTGCATTTATGGGCCTGTGTTTATGAGAATAATTCTCATATATGTTGCCAAACAATGAACAGCTTATAATTGGTTCCAAAAATCATAACCTGATAAGTGACAACTATCCAAATTGCACAAATATTGGTTGAATTTCAATATCATACATGTTGTAGCACTACAGCGCTTTGAGGTGCTGCTCATATTGCAAAAATTTCTGTACCTGAAGGTGCAGTACATCAATTTTGCTTGAATACaagatcaagaaagaaataaaactaaaaaaGAATATAAATTTGTAGTTAAAAAAACCTAGAATTACCTAAAAAGGACCAACATGTGAACTCAATTCATCACACTTGAAAAAGCAAAATAACACTTGAAATCATCACGTATTTGAAATATAGTTATTAAAGGCATGTCTCAGGGACACAACGCACCAAGCTCTAACCCTATCGCCTCTACAATTGAAAAGTAGGTGACATTCACTAGACCCTTATGTGCCTATGCATGCGCCTTGTTCAAGCGCAAGGCTCTAGAAAGGCGCACATTTATTTCCACCTTTGGCAAGCACTTTCATTGATAAAAAGCACTTCTCAACTTAAAATTTGTTGATCTACCTGAATTCGATATTGATGCACAAGGAAGTTTTCGAAATTAGTATCGCTGGTGATAATTAGTCTTCAAAACTCATCAAACTACCACAACTACACctatttcaagatctatgccaaaaggaaaaagaaaaaacatCATCCACTAACTTGAGAACTAAATAATACTTCTTTAGTTCTTAAAGGTGAGGAAGATAatgaagatattgattttgaagATAAGTATCAAGATGATGAAGGTGTAGAAGAAGATCAAGAATATTATGATTCTACTCTTGATGGAGATTGAAGAGTAGTTATTTTATAATTGCTTgactttagttttgagacattaaaagactattcaaattttaatatattagtaCTTGAATGCtttttagttattattatttttagttttatgttaTTTAAAGTTTGATgcaatattcaaatttatttgacttttatgaattttttttttgtgccTCACCTCACTTAGGTGCACGCATGCGCCTTGGCTCCAGGACCTCTTGGTGCCTTAgtgcgccttgagcctttaataactatgatttgaaaaagaaaaaaataacatgAATTTCTGAACTTGTCTCAAGTGTCTAGTAATCAGTTGTTTCAGGTGAACCAATGGCAATGATCCTCTATGTTGTTGTGCCCCTATTTGGGAGGAGATTGTACTCTTTGGTTCCTTTTTCCTTTGTTTGACCAGATACATGCATGCGTGGTGCTGAATTTTGGTGAGCTGAGTAACTTCTGCCTTGGCTCACTTCAACATTAAGAGGATAATGTTGTGATGAGCTAGGCCTTATCTTACTTTTACTGCTTCTGGTGTTACTTTTACGATCAGGGAGGCCATGATGAGGGAGGAGGGAGGGTTTAGAGAGGGAGGTGCAAGAGATGAGAGGGAAGGGCCAAGAGCTGTAAAAAAATTAGGGATTTTAATGGGCTTGGCATTTGGGGCCTTAAGACAAAACGGCAATACCTTGGGTAATAAAGGCAGCTGGATATATATGGCTAAAAACTTGTTGCGTTCCATTAGTTTGGTTTTTTGACAGAATTAACTGAACTAAAAAGACAAAAATTTTACATATCTATAACTGAACTGAAAAGACCAAAAAACTGAATAAGAATGGTTCAGTTCAGTTTTTTAGTTATAACTGAAGCTTGCTCGCCCCTACTTGCCGTTTGGTAAAAGTCTTTCCAGATTGATATTTACCCACTTGTAGAACAGCCATATGATATATTATGCTATCGTAGTCATTGCTTTTATGTTTTATCTGATACATTAAACCAGCCTCTCACTGTTGTATATGGGGCTTATGGATTGTTCATTCATATATACAGCTTTGGTGGTAGTGATTGCTGCATATCATCTTTGAAAGTAGTGTTTGTATTTTAATTTAAAGCAAGCAGTCAGCCAGTCTCAATTTGATGTTTGGGATCAGTATTAGGCTCTTCTTTAAAAATGATTCTTAAAATTATTTTACCATATCAGGGGATCACATTAGGCATGCTTTTGTTGGTCATGGGAAGTATAGGTTCTTATTTACATTTGTAGTTTACTTGTTTCTAGTTTATGCCTTCAGTATCTCGCTATGTGCCTGCCTTATTTCAGCTTGTTTGCTAAGCAAACTGGTCTGGCTATTAATAATACCATTGGTTTTATATTTGTGCGTTTGAATTGCAGTGAGGAAGAAGCAAGGAAGAAGATCTACTCAGTTTCAACTAGATGCTACTATGCTTTTGGAGCTCTCGTGTCTGAAGAGCTTTCTTACGAGATTAAAAGTATTTCTACCTTCCAAGTGTTAATTTTATGCTGTTAATGTTTGTATTGGCAGTATTTGAAATATATCTTATGTATTTTTCTTCCATCTTCTCAGAATTGCCCAGGGTTCGTTGGGTTCTTCCTGATTCATATTTGGATGTTAAGAACAAAGATTATGGAGGTGAggtgttttcttttatttcatggcATAAGTGCTGCAGTAACCCATCTATATTGCTGTATTCAGTAGAGTAACTATTCAT
The Hevea brasiliensis isolate MT/VB/25A 57/8 chromosome 15, ASM3005281v1, whole genome shotgun sequence genome window above contains:
- the LOC110670384 gene encoding ABC transporter G family member 10-like encodes the protein MKMPVKASVSGGWKSSYRLETRNLSYKLSSKFDELNWVCFGRTQHRVPNKFILKDVNCEARPGEITAIAGPSGAGKTTLLEILAGKVCPREGSHQVLVNNWPMDGKHFRRLSGYVSQDDALFPLLTVQETLMYSALLRLPGGQKEAANRVKKLMKELGLEHVAASRIGEGSNWGISGGERRRVSIGVDLVHDPAVVLIDEPTSGLDSASALHVVILLKSMAVNQGKTIILTIHQPGFRILELFDRIILLSNGFIMHNGSLHFLEERLKFAGHHIPRHVNVLEFAIDVIESLEDQNSVPISLQSNHEETCIMGIPQEKLPSCRYPNSVLEEVLILGQRFCSNIFRTKQLFVTRTIQALVAGLILGTIFLNAGNETGQVALQTRTGFFAFSLTFLLSSTTEGLPIFLQERRILMRETSRGAYRISSYVLSNTLIFIPFLLLVVLLYSTPVYWLVGLSRDVEGFLYFCLVAWMVLLMSNSFVACFSALVPNFIMGTSVIAGLMGSFFLFSGYFISKNNIPSYWIFMHYLSLFKYPFECFLINEYGGEKGSRRCIEIDKGSCNLDGSGFLRQQGLRESQKWSNIGVMLSFIIGYRVICYLILWYRYYRLSR